From Pseudobdellovibrio exovorus JSS, a single genomic window includes:
- a CDS encoding class I SAM-dependent rRNA methyltransferase, which yields MKNWKIKKGHDFRIRNRHPWVFSNELLDSPKGILPGEPIELTDMQGHFLARGYGNPHSLISFRAMSFSTKENFDMTAEFLTERLLQAWRFRHRSGFRKSFRLCYSEADQMAGLIMDRYVFSKEGQAYQVFSFQLLTSGMDRAFKKDDTWQIIVQSLVQRAQEEGLSSMDWEHTLILQKNDVSIRKLEGLEVEEPQILRAVDNCDLHDIKIEVQNVLQPEQDVFFDVNLVEGQKTGFFLDQTFNMRLVLEHLQRQKPYLQGRKIKLLDLCCYMGQWSSQIVNNLKSWGVDCEVHLVDVSELALEKAKNNLAAYGVPVFTYKKDVLSLAEVSELASQKFDIVISDPPAFVKNKKDLPQGLAAYAKLNTQAFKMCASGAVIVSCTCSGSVQLDDFKEALRKAVLKSGANARCLAYGGQGWDHPHLMSFTEGYYLKMVLHQID from the coding sequence ATGAAAAATTGGAAAATTAAAAAAGGGCACGACTTTCGTATTCGCAATCGTCATCCATGGGTCTTTTCGAATGAACTCTTGGACAGCCCTAAAGGAATTTTACCCGGTGAACCTATCGAGTTAACCGATATGCAAGGTCACTTCTTAGCGCGAGGTTATGGTAATCCTCATTCGTTGATTTCGTTTCGTGCGATGAGCTTTTCAACAAAAGAAAATTTTGACATGACGGCTGAGTTCTTAACAGAGCGTCTTTTGCAGGCGTGGCGATTTCGCCATCGCTCGGGATTTAGAAAAAGTTTCCGACTTTGCTACTCAGAAGCGGATCAGATGGCAGGCCTTATTATGGACCGCTATGTTTTTTCTAAAGAAGGTCAAGCTTATCAGGTGTTTTCATTCCAGCTTCTGACTTCAGGGATGGATCGCGCTTTTAAAAAAGACGATACATGGCAGATCATTGTGCAGTCCTTAGTGCAAAGAGCACAAGAAGAAGGCCTCAGTTCGATGGATTGGGAGCATACACTAATCCTACAGAAAAATGACGTCAGCATTCGTAAGTTAGAAGGTTTAGAGGTTGAAGAGCCGCAGATATTACGTGCGGTCGATAACTGTGACTTACATGATATTAAAATTGAAGTGCAAAACGTATTACAGCCAGAGCAGGATGTTTTCTTCGATGTGAATCTTGTAGAGGGACAGAAAACAGGTTTCTTCTTAGATCAAACCTTCAACATGAGGCTGGTTTTAGAACATTTGCAACGCCAGAAGCCTTATTTACAAGGGCGAAAAATAAAGCTCTTAGATCTTTGTTGTTACATGGGACAGTGGTCTTCACAGATCGTGAATAATTTGAAGTCATGGGGAGTCGACTGTGAAGTTCATCTTGTCGATGTCTCAGAACTGGCCTTAGAAAAAGCTAAAAACAATTTAGCGGCCTACGGAGTGCCTGTTTTCACCTATAAAAAAGATGTACTGAGCTTGGCTGAGGTCAGTGAACTCGCTTCGCAAAAATTCGACATCGTGATTTCTGATCCACCAGCATTTGTTAAAAATAAAAAAGATTTGCCGCAGGGACTGGCTGCGTATGCGAAGTTGAACACTCAAGCGTTTAAGATGTGTGCTTCTGGAGCTGTTATCGTGTCATGTACATGTTCTGGGTCTGTACAGTTAGATGATTTTAAAGAAGCGCTTCGTAAGGCGGTACTGAAGTCAGGAGCCAACGCGCGCTGTTTGGCCTATGGCGGGCAGGGATGGGATCACCCACACCTTATGAGCTTCACCGAGGGATATTATCTAAAAATGGTATTACACCAGATTGATTAA
- a CDS encoding aromatic ring-hydroxylating oxygenase subunit alpha: protein MTELLKNHWYMALPSKDLKKSQMKPLEIMGEPILFIRTSSGEVQAIRDICPHRGIPFRHGRMVGDLVECPYHGWKFDGGGVCREIPSLTSTQKLDCTKIKVKSYKIQERYNAIWIFIGDQQFDQQHCPQPPVFEGFPLDVKPNLIDIVEFPCHIDHAVIGLMDPAHGPYVHKSWFWRSSKSSYEKHKNFGPVEYGFRMKRHEPSKNSKAYKILGGEPTTEITFRLPGTRVEHVQVGDKSFIAVTALMPLSESRTQVIQMAYWNIPWLSLAKPFIWRFSKVFLGQDLDAVTKQQEGLKYDPSLMLINDADTQAKWYYSLKKEWADSANESRDFKNPVKDVTLSWRS from the coding sequence ATGACTGAGTTACTAAAGAATCATTGGTACATGGCTTTACCTTCAAAGGATTTGAAAAAATCTCAGATGAAGCCGTTGGAAATCATGGGCGAACCTATCTTGTTTATCAGAACTTCAAGCGGTGAAGTTCAAGCCATTCGCGATATTTGCCCTCATCGTGGTATTCCCTTTCGTCACGGCCGTATGGTCGGCGATTTGGTTGAGTGCCCTTACCATGGTTGGAAGTTTGATGGTGGTGGTGTCTGCCGTGAGATTCCGTCTTTGACCTCAACACAGAAATTAGATTGCACAAAAATCAAAGTGAAATCTTATAAAATTCAAGAGCGCTATAATGCCATCTGGATTTTTATCGGAGACCAACAGTTTGATCAACAGCACTGCCCACAGCCTCCTGTTTTTGAAGGATTCCCTTTAGATGTAAAGCCTAACTTAATTGATATTGTCGAATTCCCTTGTCATATCGATCATGCCGTTATCGGCTTAATGGACCCTGCACATGGTCCTTATGTACATAAAAGCTGGTTCTGGAGAAGTTCAAAATCCAGTTATGAAAAACACAAAAACTTCGGGCCGGTTGAGTATGGCTTTCGCATGAAACGTCACGAGCCATCTAAAAACTCTAAAGCCTATAAAATATTAGGTGGCGAGCCTACAACGGAAATTACGTTTCGCTTGCCAGGCACTCGTGTAGAGCATGTTCAAGTTGGCGACAAAAGCTTCATCGCTGTCACAGCGTTGATGCCACTTAGCGAATCGCGCACGCAGGTCATCCAGATGGCTTACTGGAATATCCCATGGCTATCACTGGCGAAACCATTTATCTGGAGATTCTCGAAAGTTTTCTTGGGACAGGATTTGGATGCGGTGACCAAACAGCAAGAGGGTTTAAAGTACGATCCAAGTTTGATGCTAATTAACGATGCGGATACGCAAGCGAAGTGGTATTACTCTTTAAAAAAAGAGTGGGCTGACTCTGCAAATGAATCGCGTGATTTTAAAAATCCGGTGAAGGATGTCACGCTTTCTTGGCGCAGCTAA
- a CDS encoding chloride channel protein translates to MQKYQIKFENPFYALFLTLLLGVLVGLVTAGFLAALNWIAGFHAQQNVAFPWHLFLIPLVLGLSEWVRRHTLYFPIKVSELRSPARPEQWSKKMSGLHFLGTLLSHVSGASVGREGASVLYSAGFVRALGLQWFFWGPIVSSMGFAAVLGQYWVAPIFMFEFFQRTSVLQKVLGLIGSTVAVLLIQSLGLPHLFSGIPVDSFVGGFWDKLLLLMILGISSGYLMRAYKAIHYRLIYFFEERQFFWRLLFSLLLVGILFIPEFRKFQSLGLDQLNNLEHLQAMWLDAPVKLSLTVLSVSLGLWGGEFIPLVYAGVHWGQSLFVSWGQSATLGALVGAYLLFAAATRMRWTSYALLLLTVGFSWWFWGWILITFTLWFAGSRSLYRSH, encoded by the coding sequence ATGCAGAAGTATCAAATCAAGTTTGAAAATCCTTTTTATGCACTTTTTTTGACTTTACTCTTGGGTGTTCTTGTCGGCCTAGTGACAGCTGGCTTTCTAGCTGCACTTAATTGGATTGCCGGCTTCCATGCGCAACAGAACGTGGCGTTTCCATGGCATTTGTTTTTAATCCCTCTAGTTTTAGGATTAAGTGAATGGGTTCGTCGCCACACTTTATATTTTCCCATCAAAGTTTCAGAATTAAGATCACCGGCAAGACCTGAACAGTGGAGCAAGAAAATGTCAGGGCTTCACTTCTTAGGAACTTTATTATCCCATGTCTCAGGTGCCAGTGTAGGGCGCGAAGGAGCCAGCGTTCTTTACTCTGCAGGTTTTGTAAGAGCACTAGGATTACAGTGGTTTTTTTGGGGACCTATTGTATCGTCCATGGGGTTTGCTGCTGTTCTTGGTCAGTACTGGGTAGCACCGATCTTTATGTTTGAATTTTTTCAACGAACATCTGTATTGCAAAAAGTGTTAGGCCTTATAGGTTCTACTGTGGCTGTGTTGCTGATTCAAAGTTTGGGGTTGCCCCATTTGTTCTCGGGTATTCCGGTCGATTCTTTTGTTGGTGGATTTTGGGATAAACTTTTGCTGTTAATGATCTTAGGAATAAGTTCGGGGTATCTTATGCGAGCTTATAAAGCGATTCACTATCGCTTGATTTACTTCTTTGAAGAACGCCAATTTTTCTGGCGTCTTCTATTCAGTTTACTTTTAGTCGGCATTCTTTTTATTCCTGAGTTTAGAAAATTTCAAAGCTTAGGACTTGATCAGCTCAACAACTTAGAGCATTTGCAAGCGATGTGGTTAGATGCCCCTGTTAAGCTATCCCTGACTGTTCTTTCTGTCTCTTTAGGTCTATGGGGTGGGGAATTTATCCCACTTGTCTATGCTGGTGTTCATTGGGGACAATCTTTATTTGTTTCATGGGGACAGAGTGCAACCTTGGGAGCCCTTGTTGGAGCTTATTTATTATTCGCTGCTGCTACTCGTATGCGTTGGACCTCTTACGCATTACTTTTATTAACAGTGGGATTTTCTTGGTGGTTCTGGGGTTGGATTTTGATTACGTTTACACTTTGGTTTGCGGGCTCTAGAAGTCTGTATCGTTCCCACTAA
- a CDS encoding bifunctional 5,10-methylenetetrahydrofolate dehydrogenase/5,10-methenyltetrahydrofolate cyclohydrolase, translated as MLLLKGKPVAEQIYHDIRQRSQALVKAPHLAVILVGNDPASEVYVGIKEKTCIDIGFKSSLYKLAANITEHELAKKIHELNTDTAVDAILLQLPLPAHLNARKLTNLIAVQKDADGLTAQSLGLLVSAQAQVASCTPSGIMAMLRYYQLSVAGKKVLVIGRSLIVGMPLFHLLNQSNATVTLAHSKTTGLKDLVKDFDFVFVAAGQPHFLKATDFKKNAVVIDVGMHRKTEGLIGDVDPDGAEGHLSAMTPVPGGVGPMTIVMLMYNTLILSEKNRAK; from the coding sequence ATGCTTCTATTAAAGGGTAAACCGGTTGCGGAACAAATCTATCACGATATCCGCCAAAGATCGCAAGCTTTGGTGAAAGCGCCACATTTGGCGGTCATCTTGGTTGGAAATGACCCTGCAAGCGAAGTGTATGTTGGTATCAAGGAAAAAACTTGTATCGATATAGGGTTTAAGTCGTCGCTATATAAATTGGCTGCAAATATTACAGAACATGAACTTGCAAAAAAAATTCATGAACTCAATACCGATACTGCGGTAGATGCGATACTTTTACAGTTACCATTACCTGCCCATTTGAACGCTAGAAAGCTGACGAATTTAATTGCGGTTCAAAAGGATGCGGATGGCCTGACAGCGCAGTCGTTGGGGTTATTAGTTTCAGCGCAAGCACAAGTGGCATCATGCACTCCATCGGGCATTATGGCGATGTTACGTTACTATCAACTATCCGTTGCGGGTAAAAAAGTTTTAGTTATTGGGCGCAGTTTAATTGTAGGAATGCCGTTATTTCATCTTTTGAATCAATCCAATGCCACGGTGACTTTGGCTCATTCAAAAACGACAGGCTTAAAAGATCTTGTTAAAGATTTCGACTTTGTATTTGTGGCCGCTGGTCAGCCTCACTTTCTAAAGGCCACTGATTTTAAAAAGAACGCTGTGGTGATTGACGTGGGAATGCATCGCAAAACTGAAGGATTGATCGGAGACGTAGATCCTGATGGCGCTGAAGGGCACTTGTCCGCTATGACACCTGTACCGGGCGGAGTCGGACCTATGACGATTGTAATGTTGATGTATAATACTTTGATTTTGTCAGAAAAGAATCGAGCGAAATGA
- the lepB gene encoding signal peptidase I codes for MNRRICKGKKILINGKPLQNSAKQAYEIDSKMLKLYADSYPVIPENSYLVLGDNSSGSFDASHFGFIDRKQIVGRVILQSKSLHPSQP; via the coding sequence ATGAATAGAAGGATATGTAAGGGTAAAAAGATCCTGATAAATGGAAAGCCGCTACAGAATTCTGCAAAGCAAGCTTATGAAATTGATTCTAAAATGTTAAAGTTATACGCCGACTCTTATCCGGTTATTCCTGAAAATAGTTATTTAGTTTTAGGTGATAACTCTAGTGGAAGTTTTGATGCGTCCCACTTCGGATTTATTGATCGCAAACAAATCGTCGGACGAGTGATCTTGCAATCAAAATCTTTGCATCCATCCCAGCCCTAA
- a CDS encoding Flp family type IVb pilin, which yields MQKSVQKKLSLKNSRGQGMIEYMILVALIAAGSIGIIRVVGYNIGAQYENINRALGAKSSTPIKVLNADQKNLNKKDLSDFLKGSR from the coding sequence ATGCAAAAGTCTGTGCAAAAAAAGCTCTCTTTAAAAAATAGTCGTGGTCAGGGAATGATTGAGTACATGATTCTTGTCGCTCTTATTGCCGCTGGAAGTATCGGTATTATTCGTGTTGTCGGTTATAATATTGGCGCACAGTATGAAAACATCAACCGTGCCTTAGGAGCCAAGTCTTCTACCCCAATAAAAGTTCTGAATGCGGATCAAAAGAATCTTAACAAAAAAGATCTATCTGATTTTTTAAAAGGGTCCCGTTGA